A single region of the Gossypium arboreum isolate Shixiya-1 chromosome 12, ASM2569848v2, whole genome shotgun sequence genome encodes:
- the LOC108477071 gene encoding probable LRR receptor-like serine/threonine-protein kinase At4g37250, with protein MSSSSSLKLHFWWRILAVVEFLVVQALGLNTDGILLLSFRYLILSDPLNVLQSWNSADQTPCSWNGVTCGAVSNSIKGDLRVTGLSLPNSQLLGSIPSDLGLLQHLQNLDLSNNSLNGSLLVSLFNSTQIRVLDLSNNLISGGIPETIGTLQNLQFLNLSDNGLTGALPATLTTIQNLTVVSLKNNYFSGNLPSGFQSVQVLDLSSNLVEGSLPPDFGGSNLNYLNFSYNRLSGKIPPEFAEKIPSNATIDLSFNNLTGEVPDSVVFKNQDSKSFSGNPHLCGEATERDCPSPSPTYPPAMAAIPKKTDPGAKTSRRNKLKPGTIVGIIVGDIAGVGLVIMVFLFVYKIKRKNRVLETTLKQEANTASPSSESKVFAIWACLIKRGKYEEESDSTEEEEDDDDQRRKGQEDDKKGTLVTVDGEKKLDLDTLLKASAYILGATGSNILYKAVLEDGTSLAVRRIGENSADGFRDFETQVRIISKLVHPNLVRIRGFYWGVDEKLIIYDFVPNGSLANARYRKVGSSPCHLPWEARLKIAKGVARGLAYLHEKKHVHANLKPSNILLDSNMEPKIGDFGLERLVTGDTSSKVGMSAVNFGSKRSTASRDSLQDVVGPSPSPSPSPSSFGVSPYHAPESLRSLKPNPKWDVYAFGVILLELLTGKVIIVDELGQGNGVVVEDQNKALRMADAAIRGDLEGKEDALLACFKLGYHCASPIPQKRPTMKEALQILDKIPSSSHYYGY; from the exons ATGAGTTCCTCCTCAAGTCTTAAACTCCATTTTTGGTGGAGAATTCTTGCTGTGGTTGAGTTTCTTGTGGTTCAAGCTTTGGGGTTAAACACAGATGGGATTCTCTTGCTGTCTTTCAGGTATTTGATTCTTAGTGATCCTCTAAACGTATTACAAAGCTGGAACTCCGCCGACCAGACGCCTTGTTCTTGGAATGGAGTAACTTGTGGAGCAGTAAGCAACTCCATTAAAGGCGACCTTCGAGTTACAGGCTTGTCTCTTCCCAATTCTCAGCTTCTTGGTTCAATTCCATCCGATCTGGGCTTACTTCAACACCTTCAGAATCTTGATCTTTCCAATAATTCTCTCAATGGGTCTCTCCTTGTTTCCTTATTCAATTCAACCCAGATTCGGGTTCTTGATTTGTCAAACAATTTGATCTCCGGTGGAATACCAGAAACCATTGGAACTCTGCAAAACCTTCAATTCCTTAACCTTTCCGATAATGGATTGACGGGGGCTTTACCTGCAACTCTTACTACTATCCAGAATCTAACTGTTGTTTCTCTGAAGAACAATTACTTTTCAGGGAATCTCCCAAGTGGCTTCCAATCTGTTCAAGTTTTAGATCTCTCTTCCAATCTTGTTGAGGGTTCCTTGCCACCAGACTTCGGAGGCAGCAACCTCAACTACTTGAATTTTTCTTACAACAGACTTTCCGGGAAAATTCCACCAGAATTCGCCGAGAAAATCCCCAGTAACGCTACCATTGATCTTTCCTTCAACAATCTTACAGGAGAAGTTCCGGATTCTGTCGTTTTCAAGAACCAAGATTCCAAATCTTTTTCGGGGAATCCTCATCTATGTGGCGAAGCAACAGAGCGTGATTGTCCAAGTCCTTCACCAACTTATCCTCCAGCAATGGCCGCCATCCCCAAGAAAACGGATCCCGGAGCTAAAACATCCCGGCGAAACAAGCTTAAACCAGGAACAATAGTGGGAATTATAGTCGGTGATATAGCTGGAGTTGGATTAGTAATTATGGTATTCCTTTTCgtctataaaataaagagaaaaaacaGAGTACTGGAGACCACACTGAAGCAAGAAGCTAATACAGCATCCCCATCGTCAGAATCAAAAGTGTTTGCGATATGGGCATGTTTAATAAAGAGAGGAAAGTACGAAGAAGAATCCGACAGTActgaagaggaagaagatgatgatgatcaACGGCGAAAAGGGCAAGAAGATGACAAGAAAGGGACGTTGGTGACCGTCGATGGGGAAAAGAAACTTGATCTGGATACGTTACTTAAAGCGTCGGCATACATATTAGGTGCCACCGGGTCTAACATACTGTACAAGGCGGTGCTTGAAGATGGGACCTCCTTGGCGGTTCGACGGATTGGTGAGAACAGTGCGGATGGGTTCAGGGATTTCGAGACCCAGGTTCGAATCATTTctaaactggtgcaccccaatcTGGTCAGGATTCGTGGGTTTTATTGGGGAGTTGATGAAAAGCTTATTATCTACGATTTTGTACCAAATGGCAGCCTCGCCAACGCTCGTTACA GAAAAGTTGGCTCTTCACCTTGTCATCTTCCCTGGGAGGCTCGGCTAAAAATTGCTAAAGGTGTGGCCCGTGGGCTAGCATATCTCCATGAGAAGAAACATGTGCACGCCAATTTGAAGCCCAGCAATATCCTCTTAGACTCTAACATGGAACCCAAGATTGGAGATTTCGGTCTAGAAAGGCTAGTAACAGGTGATACAAGCTCTAAAGTGGGAATGTCAGCCGTAAATTTTGGTAGCAAGAGGTCGACAGCATCAAGGGATAGCCTCCAAGATGTAGTGGGACCTAGCCCCAGTCCAAGTCCAAGCCCGAGCTCATTTGGTGTATCGCCGTACCATGCCCCGGAGTCACTTCGGAGCCTCAAGCCCAACCCCAAGTGGGACGTATATGCATTTGGGGTGATTTTGCTTGAGCTTCTAACCGGGAAAGTTATAATTGTGGATGAGCTGGGGCAGGGAAATGGGGTGGTGGTTGAGGACCAGAACAAGGCATTGAGGATGGCTGATGCGGCTATTCGTGGGGATTTAGAAGGCAAAGAGGATGCATTGCTGGCTTGTTTCAAGTTAGGGTACCATTGTGCATCTCCAATCCCACAAAAGAGACCCACCATGAAAGAAGCCTTACAAATTCTTGACAAAATCCCATCTTCTTCCCACTATTATGG